A window of Burkholderia ubonensis contains these coding sequences:
- a CDS encoding carboxymuconolactone decarboxylase family protein: MSRLTTIRPEEATGAAAEVFAKIKKAVGKVPNAYATIGTHSPEALGAALAFDAVVAAGTLGKADIEVIKLAVSEHVGCDYCVAAHTLMGKLAGLSSDAMKQVRVGAATGDAKRDALVTYVRTLVGTRGTVPEAAVDAVRAAGYTERQLIEISLAIASITFTNLVNRVNDTTLDFPAVA; the protein is encoded by the coding sequence ATGTCCCGTCTCACCACCATTCGCCCTGAAGAAGCCACCGGCGCGGCAGCGGAAGTGTTCGCGAAGATCAAGAAGGCCGTCGGCAAGGTGCCCAATGCGTACGCCACCATCGGCACGCACAGCCCCGAAGCCCTCGGCGCGGCGCTCGCGTTCGACGCGGTCGTGGCTGCCGGCACGCTCGGCAAGGCCGACATCGAAGTCATCAAGCTGGCGGTCAGCGAACACGTGGGCTGTGACTATTGTGTCGCCGCGCATACGCTGATGGGCAAGCTGGCCGGACTGTCGAGCGACGCCATGAAGCAGGTGCGCGTCGGCGCGGCCACCGGCGACGCCAAGCGCGACGCGCTGGTGACCTATGTGCGTACGCTGGTCGGCACGCGCGGCACGGTGCCCGAGGCGGCCGTCGACGCCGTGCGCGCCGCCGGTTACACGGAGCGCCAGCTGATCGAGATCAGCCTGGCGATCGCGTCGATCACGTTCACGAACCTGGTCAATCGCGTCAACGATACGACGCTCGATTTCCCGGCCGTGGCGTAA
- a CDS encoding PqiC family protein, with amino-acid sequence MIRRSKRRAGDAAAPAPMKWAVVALAAVLAGCGHSPPTRYVALSATPATSIRADEPIEPVQLTAVHVPAELDRPEVVVQRSANRVWIDEGARWAGPLDRMMRRTLAQDLLTRLPPGAVVLPDAPRPPDTRTLVVTVLDVHADDGGTLTLEAAWTVLAGRPERVSASRETTLTASLTQHGAAAQAAALSAILGRLADQIAAGLPPR; translated from the coding sequence ATGATCCGTCGATCGAAGCGACGGGCCGGCGACGCAGCGGCGCCGGCCCCGATGAAATGGGCGGTCGTTGCGCTGGCCGCCGTGCTCGCCGGATGCGGGCACAGCCCGCCGACGCGCTATGTGGCGTTGAGTGCGACGCCGGCTACATCGATCCGCGCGGACGAGCCCATCGAGCCGGTACAACTGACTGCCGTGCACGTGCCGGCGGAGCTCGACCGGCCCGAGGTCGTCGTGCAGCGCTCGGCGAACCGTGTCTGGATCGACGAAGGCGCGCGCTGGGCCGGGCCGCTCGACCGGATGATGCGGCGCACGCTCGCGCAGGACCTGCTGACGCGCCTGCCGCCGGGAGCCGTCGTCCTGCCGGATGCGCCGCGGCCGCCCGACACGCGCACGCTCGTCGTCACGGTGCTGGACGTGCATGCGGACGACGGCGGCACGTTGACGTTGGAGGCCGCATGGACGGTGTTGGCGGGCCGGCCCGAGCGCGTGAGCGCGAGCCGCGAGACGACCTTGACCGCATCGTTGACGCAGCACGGCGCGGCCGCGCAGGCCGCCGCGCTGAGCGCGATTCTGGGGCGCCTCGCGGACCAGATCGCGGCCGGGCTGCCGCCACGCTGA
- a CDS encoding MlaD family protein, with translation MNPPRIRRSRAEVRHSRWPGLIWAVPVATLAVVGWLGIRALAQGGESVTVMFSDAHGMKVDDTDVTLRGVKVGKVAGIALSPDGRHVEVELKIDRAQQKYLLSGTRFFLRGAQPDMSDPTSLRALVVGPEIVMEPGAGAPARHFDGTERRPALAPEHGPVVPYLIRFAGAAGELKDGAPVKLRGFQVGTVTRVRLSYDAATGQLGTPVQIALEPSALGITGVHPPADGNWRPIVDGMLERLVARGLRARLVQDPPLVGPRMVSLDFVAGASAAAFSGGAGPAEIPSVASADFGAIAARANAIAGKLDALPIKETGDDVRAIAARLNALTASPQIRDSLAHLDRSVAQIDRTLQQVSPQIGPLVAQLRDAANSADQAAAAASRTLGDDATTQTGVPAVLRELADTARSVRALADYLDRHPEALVRGRAKEKP, from the coding sequence ATGAACCCGCCGCGCATCCGTCGCTCGCGCGCCGAGGTGCGGCACAGTCGTTGGCCGGGATTGATCTGGGCGGTACCCGTCGCCACGCTGGCCGTGGTCGGATGGCTCGGGATACGGGCGCTCGCGCAGGGCGGGGAAAGCGTCACCGTGATGTTTTCCGACGCGCACGGAATGAAAGTCGACGATACCGACGTGACGCTGCGCGGCGTGAAGGTCGGCAAGGTCGCGGGCATCGCGTTGTCGCCCGACGGCCGGCATGTGGAGGTCGAGTTGAAGATCGATCGCGCGCAGCAGAAGTATCTGCTCAGCGGCACGCGCTTTTTCCTGCGCGGTGCGCAGCCGGACATGAGCGACCCGACCTCGCTGCGCGCGCTCGTCGTCGGGCCGGAAATCGTGATGGAGCCGGGCGCCGGCGCCCCGGCGCGGCACTTCGACGGCACCGAGCGCCGCCCGGCGCTCGCGCCCGAGCATGGGCCGGTGGTGCCGTACTTGATTCGGTTCGCCGGTGCGGCCGGCGAGCTGAAGGACGGCGCGCCGGTGAAACTGCGCGGCTTCCAGGTCGGCACGGTCACGCGCGTGCGGCTGAGTTACGACGCCGCCACCGGGCAGCTCGGCACGCCGGTGCAGATCGCGCTCGAACCGTCGGCGCTCGGCATCACCGGCGTGCATCCGCCGGCCGACGGCAACTGGCGGCCCATCGTCGACGGCATGCTCGAACGGCTCGTCGCCCGCGGGCTGCGCGCGCGGCTGGTGCAGGATCCGCCGCTCGTCGGCCCGCGCATGGTCAGCCTCGATTTCGTCGCCGGCGCTTCGGCGGCCGCGTTTTCCGGTGGCGCCGGCCCGGCGGAGATTCCGAGCGTCGCGTCGGCCGACTTCGGTGCGATCGCCGCGCGCGCCAACGCGATCGCCGGCAAGCTCGACGCGCTGCCGATCAAGGAGACCGGCGACGACGTGCGCGCGATCGCGGCGCGGCTCAATGCGCTGACCGCATCGCCGCAGATCCGCGACAGCCTCGCGCATCTCGACCGATCGGTCGCGCAGATCGACCGCACGCTGCAGCAGGTGTCGCCGCAGATCGGTCCGCTCGTCGCGCAGCTGCGCGACGCCGCGAACAGCGCCGACCAGGCCGCAGCCGCAGCCAGCCGGACGCTCGGCGACGACGCCACCACGCAGACCGGCGTGCCCGCAGTGTTGCGCGAACTCGCCGATACCGCCCGTTCGGTGCGTGCGCTGGCCGACTATCTCGACCGACATCCCGAAGCGCTCGTGCGCGGCAGAGCGAAGGAGAAGCCATGA
- a CDS encoding paraquat-inducible protein A, translated as MTTIGCPTCGTLDHIPPIDAHALARCRRCHATLERRRGRSVEAALACTTATFVLLFPANLAPLMTVTMLGASHSSVLASGIVSMWNDGWVILAVLLGMFGIVLPFARFGGLMLVLAAIGFGWRFSGIGAVFRWSLALDAWAMPDVYLVGCIIGYVRVTHSVTGSIGAGGYCLIAVGLMSMLTRASLDRRTVWRAIEADRRPSRGEAVLSCAGCDMVQPYACAGRSCSRCGLTLRARRVAALSRASALSLAALVLTVPANLLPMTTSIQLGRVHTHRIVDGVMQLFHVGLWPFGILTFITSIVIPVAKIVGMGWFVASVLRRSRRHLRLKVRLYRWIDELGRWSNVDVFTIAAFVPLIRFDGVASAQPATGATAFALVVFLTMLASRAFDPRLMWDRPDRRTR; from the coding sequence ATGACCACGATCGGTTGCCCTACGTGCGGGACGCTCGACCATATCCCGCCGATCGACGCACACGCGCTGGCGCGCTGCAGACGTTGCCACGCGACGCTCGAACGCCGCCGCGGCCGCAGCGTGGAGGCCGCGCTCGCCTGTACGACGGCGACCTTCGTGCTGTTGTTTCCCGCCAACCTCGCACCGCTGATGACGGTCACGATGCTGGGCGCGTCGCATTCCTCGGTGCTCGCGTCGGGCATCGTGTCGATGTGGAACGACGGCTGGGTGATCCTGGCCGTGTTGCTCGGGATGTTCGGCATCGTGCTGCCGTTCGCGCGCTTCGGCGGCCTGATGCTGGTGCTGGCCGCGATTGGCTTCGGCTGGCGGTTCTCCGGTATCGGCGCGGTGTTCCGTTGGTCGCTCGCACTCGACGCTTGGGCAATGCCGGACGTGTACCTCGTCGGCTGCATCATCGGCTACGTGCGCGTCACGCACAGTGTCACCGGCTCGATCGGCGCAGGCGGCTATTGCCTGATCGCGGTCGGCCTGATGTCGATGCTCACGCGCGCGTCGCTCGACCGGCGCACCGTGTGGCGGGCCATCGAAGCCGATCGGCGTCCGTCGCGCGGCGAGGCCGTGCTGTCGTGTGCCGGTTGCGACATGGTGCAGCCATACGCGTGCGCCGGGCGGTCGTGTTCGCGTTGCGGGCTGACGCTGCGCGCGCGCCGGGTCGCGGCGCTTTCGCGCGCGAGCGCGCTCTCGCTGGCGGCGCTCGTGCTGACCGTGCCGGCCAACCTGTTGCCGATGACAACGTCGATCCAGCTCGGACGCGTGCACACGCACCGCATCGTCGACGGCGTCATGCAGCTCTTTCACGTCGGCCTATGGCCGTTCGGCATCTTGACGTTCATCACGAGCATCGTGATCCCGGTCGCGAAGATCGTCGGCATGGGCTGGTTCGTCGCGTCCGTGCTGCGGCGATCGCGCCGGCATTTGCGCTTGAAGGTGCGCCTCTACCGCTGGATCGATGAACTCGGCCGGTGGTCGAACGTCGACGTCTTCACGATCGCGGCGTTCGTTCCGTTGATCCGCTTCGACGGCGTCGCGTCCGCGCAGCCGGCTACCGGCGCCACCGCATTCGCGCTCGTGGTGTTCCTGACCATGCTCGCGTCGCGCGCCTTCGATCCGCGCCTGATGTGGGACCGCCCCGACCGGAGGACTCGATGA
- a CDS encoding IS5-like element ISBvi5 family transposase (programmed frameshift), with protein MQAPIVDDELWILIEPLLPPPKPRRTKNPGQFPVPNRATLNGILFVLKTGIRWNHLPTQLGFGSGATCWRRLRDWHEAGVWNRLHELLLAKLQAAGQIDFSRAAVDSSSVRAVGAGPKTGPNPTDRARPGSKHHIVTDANRTPLAAILTGANVNDVTQLLPLIDAIPSIRGLRGHPIQRPRVVYANRRYDSERHRRALRNRGIQPVIAKRRTRHGSGLGKYRWVVERTHSWLHSFRRLRTRFERRPDIHEAFLKLGCSLVCWNIFRRIEQSF; from the exons ATGCAAGCGCCGATCGTTGATGACGAATTGTGGATACTCATCGAGCCATTACTCCCGCCGCCGAAACCGCGGCGAACGAAGAATCCAGGACAGTTTCCGGTTCCGAATCGGGCGACATTGAACGGCATCCTGTTCGTGCTCAAGACCGGCATTCGATGGAACCATCTGCCAACCCAGCTCGGCTTCGGTTCGGGGGCAACCTGTTGGCGCCGACTTCGCGACTGGCACGAAGCCGGTGTGTGGAATCGCCTCCACGAACTATTGCTCGCCAAACTGCAGGCGGCCGGCCAGATCGATTTTTCACGTGCCGCCGTCGATTCATCATCGGTACGGGCTGTTGGGGCGGGCC CAAAAACTGGCCCGAACCCCACTGATCGTGCGCGACCCGGCTCCAAGCACCACATCGTCACCGACGCCAACCGCACACCTCTCGCCGCGATCCTGACTGGCGCCAACGTCAACGATGTTACGCAGTTGCTGCCGCTGATCGACGCGATTCCATCGATTCGCGGCCTGCGCGGCCACCCGATTCAACGGCCTCGCGTGGTCTACGCCAATCGCAGATACGACTCCGAGCGGCATCGGCGAGCCCTGCGCAATCGCGGTATCCAGCCAGTGATCGCGAAGCGCCGGACCCGACACGGCAGCGGACTCGGCAAGTATCGTTGGGTGGTCGAACGCACTCACTCCTGGCTCCACAGTTTTCGTCGCCTACGCACTCGCTTCGAGCGGCGGCCTGACATTCACGAAGCATTCCTGAAACTCGGTTGCTCGCTTGTCTGTTGGAACATCTTCAGGCGCATCGAGCAGTCTTTTTGA
- a CDS encoding RES family NAD+ phosphorylase, whose amino-acid sequence MKLYRIADTRHTIWSGNGAMLIGGRFNSPGRPVIYAALTFAGAMLEVLVHARIGRVPKTHGWVEASVPDDVSIERHTAETLPDGWDAAALQAARQFGDAWMTEMRTALLIVPSVVVRAEFNALVNPAHPDATRIVVTDPQPVVWDERLFVMPPAGQS is encoded by the coding sequence ATGAAGTTGTACCGCATCGCCGACACGCGGCACACGATCTGGAGCGGCAACGGCGCGATGCTGATCGGCGGACGCTTCAACAGCCCGGGCCGTCCGGTCATTTACGCGGCGCTGACGTTCGCGGGCGCCATGCTCGAGGTGCTCGTCCACGCGCGTATCGGCAGGGTGCCGAAAACACACGGATGGGTCGAAGCAAGTGTTCCCGACGACGTCAGCATCGAACGCCATACGGCCGAAACGTTGCCGGACGGATGGGACGCGGCGGCACTTCAGGCAGCACGTCAGTTTGGCGACGCATGGATGACCGAGATGCGTACCGCGCTCCTGATTGTCCCGTCGGTCGTGGTCCGTGCAGAGTTCAACGCGCTGGTGAATCCCGCGCACCCGGATGCAACGCGAATCGTTGTGACTGATCCGCAGCCCGTGGTGTGGGACGAACGCCTCTTTGTGATGCCACCGGCCGGGCAGTCTTAG
- a CDS encoding antitoxin Xre/MbcA/ParS toxin-binding domain-containing protein encodes MSLVTPEAVAAVMELRPLPHTLAELEARVRDGLPKAALKAGVEHATDGADARRALLARIIPEATYKRRRDRLTQDESEKTERLARIVATTTYVWNDEEDAREFLSTPHPELEGRAPLDVALTELGARRVEEVLWKLFYGLPA; translated from the coding sequence ATGTCACTTGTTACCCCTGAAGCCGTGGCTGCGGTCATGGAACTGCGGCCGCTCCCGCATACGCTGGCGGAGCTCGAGGCCCGTGTGCGCGACGGCCTGCCGAAGGCCGCGCTGAAGGCCGGCGTTGAGCACGCGACCGACGGCGCCGATGCGCGCCGCGCGCTGCTGGCACGCATCATCCCCGAGGCAACCTACAAGCGTCGGCGCGACCGGCTCACGCAGGACGAATCCGAGAAGACGGAGCGTCTGGCCCGGATCGTCGCGACGACCACCTACGTCTGGAACGACGAAGAGGACGCGCGGGAATTCCTGTCGACGCCGCACCCTGAACTTGAAGGGCGTGCGCCGCTGGACGTCGCGCTCACCGAGCTCGGCGCGCGTCGCGTCGAGGAAGTGCTGTGGAAGCTCTTCTACGGGCTTCCGGCATGA
- a CDS encoding IclR family transcriptional regulator — protein MRNPETDPSDSGNPVRRKKVNYRAPALEKGLDILELLIDRQYGMAQADICRALKRSRSELYRMMQVLEERGYIYRIDRHDRYALTMKLYFLGQHHAPTRSLGALVTPAMQEFTLQTVQSCYLTVFDGDTMIVIAAADAETEWNIAVRVGTRVPLQGSAAGEMYGALQGDDARSRLLRAGARAVGLPGASGHDEAAASRWADGCIRRPNARIAGVTDIATPIVDKTGAAIAILACPYLTHPDDAGAMPVEQVGVALYETARRIAATVDQRFMQSAVETPARRATCA, from the coding sequence ATGCGCAATCCAGAGACGGACCCGAGCGATTCGGGCAATCCGGTGCGCCGGAAGAAGGTGAACTATCGCGCGCCGGCGCTCGAGAAGGGGCTCGATATCCTCGAATTGCTGATCGATCGGCAGTACGGCATGGCGCAGGCGGACATCTGCCGCGCGCTCAAGCGCAGCCGCAGCGAGCTGTACCGGATGATGCAGGTGCTCGAGGAGCGCGGCTACATCTACCGGATCGATCGCCACGACCGCTATGCGCTGACGATGAAGCTGTATTTTCTCGGCCAGCATCACGCGCCGACGCGCTCGCTCGGCGCCCTCGTCACGCCGGCAATGCAGGAGTTCACGCTGCAGACCGTGCAGTCGTGCTACCTGACGGTGTTCGACGGCGACACTATGATCGTCATTGCCGCCGCCGACGCCGAGACGGAGTGGAACATCGCGGTTCGCGTCGGCACGCGCGTGCCGTTGCAGGGCAGCGCGGCCGGCGAGATGTACGGGGCGCTGCAGGGTGATGATGCGCGGTCCCGCTTGCTGCGGGCGGGCGCGCGAGCAGTCGGCTTGCCGGGCGCGTCGGGCCACGATGAGGCGGCGGCATCGCGTTGGGCGGACGGATGCATCCGCCGCCCGAACGCGCGCATTGCGGGCGTCACGGATATCGCGACGCCGATCGTCGACAAGACCGGTGCGGCCATCGCGATCCTCGCATGTCCGTACTTGACGCATCCTGACGATGCCGGCGCCATGCCGGTCGAGCAGGTGGGCGTCGCACTGTACGAGACGGCGCGGCGGATTGCCGCGACGGTCGACCAGCGGTTCATGCAATCGGCGGTCGAGACGCCCGCGCGGCGCGCGACGTGCGCATGA
- a CDS encoding H-NS family nucleoid-associated regulatory protein yields the protein MTHPTIRELQRQLGQLNLIVEEARQKEKQARLNEIAAHVREFGITEIELLRAAGFVKAGKQKAPAKYYDPDTGRAWSGKGARPGWLAGKNLDDYLIRTTPQPWWPETP from the coding sequence ATGACGCATCCGACCATACGCGAGCTGCAGCGGCAGCTCGGTCAATTGAACCTGATCGTCGAAGAAGCGCGGCAAAAGGAGAAGCAGGCGCGGCTGAACGAAATTGCGGCGCACGTGCGTGAGTTCGGCATCACCGAAATCGAACTACTGCGTGCGGCCGGTTTCGTCAAGGCGGGGAAGCAGAAGGCGCCGGCGAAATACTACGATCCCGACACCGGCCGCGCGTGGTCGGGCAAGGGCGCGCGCCCCGGCTGGCTGGCCGGCAAGAATCTCGACGACTACCTGATCAGGACGACCCCACAGCCGTGGTGGCCGGAAACGCCTTGA
- a CDS encoding polysaccharide pyruvyl transferase family protein gives MKVAIVSPVPLFPVNAGNRSRILNLARAVRSLGCDVHFVYLESRQTGGMDLDAHRDEFGADHVQVLHRTGVALACYRLKRVAWLVRRLAAQAVGSRHAYYTGLDELFSDSFSSQLRALQRRHAFDAVFVEYVFYSRALDAFPDTVVKVLDTHDIFADRHVPFIGRAGAKRYMFSIPPERECEGLRRAHVALAIQADEGDALAARLGSDGAPSVAVLSHLLAFPPQVDCAPHADATFVGSDNQPNRDAMQYFVDEILPHVVARLPAFRVHLAGTIAAAVPDGAHVVKRGPVAELGDAFACAPISINPMLLGTGINIKLLESMALGVPTVSTQTGARGLGEHAAGGVTIVPDADPRAFADALVRLATDRAHRVAQGAAARDAARAWHDAQLRVLRETLAHRACARALAPSTIQRKPDMSKLADLKQRLRVWLYVKRLTAQWRREAARCVARDDAAAGAHLLILPCDPWTLVGSKGDEAMLSAVVERLRAANRALRVSVVTATPQAAQAATRMGFRAVDAWREPWRLTDTVERLAALRPSALVIIGADVMDGYYSPMTSLRLLATADLLVRRGVRGTILGFSFNARPYRPLRHAFDCLDARLLVNVRDDVSLDRFRRFSSAPATLVADSAFMLEPDHASDSVRDTAAWIDARRAVGDVVIAFNLHPMLIRGASDADIAALVAAAQHALRAIAAQRGLGVVLLSHDYRGRDGDDTCLEPLHRALAAALGERLCYPRARMSAAQLKAIAGQVDGVVTGRMHLAIASLGMGVPVAALTYQDKFQGLFRHFGLSDAFLLKPADAMRATRLAAVLERFVAALPQLREQVRAALPRVKDASLRNLRGMIGEVDEIDAIEPSCAAALPVGLHSKPRTSTGALAPQPVEFSRNA, from the coding sequence ATGAAAGTCGCGATCGTTTCACCCGTTCCGCTGTTTCCGGTCAACGCCGGCAACCGCAGCCGCATCCTCAATCTGGCGCGCGCGGTGCGGTCGCTCGGCTGCGACGTGCACTTCGTCTACCTGGAGTCGCGGCAGACCGGCGGCATGGACCTCGACGCGCATCGCGACGAATTCGGCGCCGACCACGTGCAGGTACTGCATCGCACGGGCGTCGCGCTCGCGTGCTATCGGCTCAAGCGCGTCGCATGGCTCGTGCGTCGGCTGGCGGCGCAGGCGGTCGGCAGCCGTCACGCGTACTACACGGGGCTCGACGAACTGTTCAGCGACAGCTTCTCGTCGCAGCTGCGCGCGTTGCAGCGCCGTCATGCATTCGACGCCGTGTTCGTCGAATACGTGTTTTATTCGCGTGCGCTCGACGCGTTCCCCGACACGGTCGTGAAAGTGCTCGACACGCACGACATCTTCGCGGACCGGCACGTGCCGTTTATCGGTCGCGCGGGCGCGAAGCGCTACATGTTTTCGATTCCGCCGGAGCGCGAATGCGAAGGCTTGCGTCGCGCGCACGTCGCGCTGGCGATCCAAGCCGACGAAGGCGACGCGCTGGCCGCGCGCCTGGGCAGCGATGGCGCGCCGTCGGTCGCGGTACTGAGCCACTTGCTGGCGTTCCCGCCGCAGGTGGACTGCGCGCCGCATGCCGACGCGACCTTCGTCGGCAGCGACAACCAGCCGAATCGCGACGCCATGCAGTATTTCGTCGACGAGATCCTGCCGCACGTTGTCGCGCGGCTGCCGGCGTTTCGCGTGCATCTGGCCGGCACGATCGCCGCGGCCGTGCCCGACGGCGCGCACGTCGTCAAGCGCGGCCCGGTCGCCGAGCTCGGCGATGCGTTCGCGTGCGCGCCGATCTCGATCAACCCGATGCTGCTCGGCACCGGCATCAACATCAAGCTGCTCGAAAGCATGGCGCTCGGCGTGCCGACCGTCAGCACGCAAACGGGCGCGCGCGGCCTCGGCGAGCACGCGGCGGGCGGCGTCACGATCGTGCCCGATGCGGACCCGCGCGCTTTCGCCGATGCGCTCGTCCGTCTCGCGACGGATCGCGCTCATCGCGTCGCACAGGGCGCGGCGGCGCGCGATGCCGCGCGCGCATGGCACGACGCGCAGTTGCGCGTGCTGCGCGAAACGCTCGCACATCGCGCGTGCGCGCGTGCGCTTGCACCTTCCACCATCCAGAGGAAACCGGACATGTCGAAACTGGCGGATCTGAAGCAGCGGCTGCGCGTGTGGCTGTACGTGAAGCGATTGACCGCGCAATGGCGCCGCGAGGCCGCACGCTGCGTCGCGCGCGACGATGCGGCGGCCGGCGCGCATCTGCTGATACTGCCGTGCGATCCGTGGACGCTGGTCGGCTCGAAAGGCGACGAGGCGATGCTGAGCGCGGTGGTCGAACGGTTGCGGGCAGCCAACCGCGCGTTGCGGGTCTCGGTCGTCACGGCCACGCCGCAGGCCGCGCAGGCCGCGACGCGGATGGGCTTTCGCGCGGTCGACGCATGGCGCGAGCCGTGGCGGCTCACCGACACGGTCGAACGGCTCGCGGCGCTGCGCCCGAGCGCGCTGGTCATCATCGGCGCCGACGTGATGGACGGCTACTACTCGCCGATGACGTCGCTGCGTCTGCTCGCGACGGCCGATCTGCTGGTTCGGCGCGGCGTGCGCGGCACGATTCTCGGCTTCAGCTTCAACGCCCGGCCGTACCGGCCGTTGCGGCACGCGTTCGATTGCCTCGACGCGCGGCTGCTGGTCAACGTTCGTGACGACGTGTCGCTCGACCGATTCAGGCGTTTCAGCTCGGCGCCCGCGACGCTCGTCGCGGATTCGGCGTTCATGCTGGAGCCGGATCACGCTTCGGACAGCGTGCGGGACACCGCCGCATGGATCGACGCACGGCGCGCGGTCGGCGATGTCGTGATCGCGTTCAATCTGCATCCGATGCTGATCCGTGGCGCCAGCGACGCCGACATCGCCGCGCTGGTCGCGGCGGCGCAGCACGCGCTTCGCGCGATCGCGGCGCAACGAGGGCTCGGCGTCGTGCTGCTGTCGCACGACTATCGCGGCCGCGACGGCGACGACACGTGCCTCGAGCCGCTGCATCGCGCGTTGGCCGCGGCGTTGGGCGAGCGGCTTTGCTATCCGCGCGCGCGCATGTCGGCGGCCCAGCTGAAGGCGATCGCGGGGCAGGTAGACGGCGTGGTGACGGGCCGCATGCATCTGGCGATCGCGAGCCTCGGGATGGGCGTGCCGGTCGCGGCGCTCACCTATCAGGACAAGTTCCAGGGGCTGTTCCGCCATTTCGGCTTGTCCGACGCCTTCCTGCTGAAGCCCGCCGATGCGATGCGCGCGACGCGTCTCGCGGCGGTGCTGGAGCGGTTCGTGGCGGCGCTGCCGCAACTGCGCGAGCAGGTGCGTGCCGCGCTGCCGCGCGTGAAGGACGCGTCGCTGCGCAATCTGCGCGGCATGATCGGCGAGGTCGACGAGATCGACGCGATCGAGCCGTCGTGCGCGGCGGCCTTGCCCGTTGGTCTCCATTCCAAGCCGCGCACGAGCACCGGCGCGCTCGCCCCTCAACCTGTCGAGTTTTCCCGGAACGCATGA